One Streptomyces sp. NBC_00102 DNA segment encodes these proteins:
- the hppD gene encoding 4-hydroxyphenylpyruvate dioxygenase has product MTETLHTAPDTARQADPFPVKGMDAVVFAVGNAKQAAHYYSTAFGMKLVAYSGPENGSRETASYVLTNGSARFVLTSVVKASTDWGTFLEEHVAAHGDGVIDLAIEVPDARAAYAYAVEHGAKGITEPHELKDEHGTVVLAAIATYGTTRHTLVERGGYDGPYLPGFTAAEPIVEPPAKRTFQAVDHCVGNVELGRMNDWVAFYNKVMGFTNMKEFVGDDIATEYSALMSKVVADGTLKVKFPINEPAVAKKKSQIDEYLEFYGSAGVQHIALATNDIVASVRAMRAAGVQFLDTPDSYYDTLGDWAGETRVPVETLREQKILVDRDEDGYLLQIFTKPVQDRPTVFFEMIERHGSMGFGKGNFKALFEAIEREQERRGNL; this is encoded by the coding sequence ATGACTGAGACCCTGCACACCGCTCCCGACACCGCCCGGCAGGCCGACCCCTTCCCGGTCAAGGGGATGGACGCGGTCGTCTTCGCCGTGGGCAACGCCAAGCAGGCCGCGCACTACTACTCGACGGCCTTCGGGATGAAGCTGGTCGCCTACTCCGGACCCGAGAACGGCAGCCGCGAGACCGCGAGTTACGTCCTGACGAACGGCTCGGCCCGCTTCGTCCTCACCTCCGTCGTCAAGGCGTCCACCGACTGGGGCACCTTCCTGGAGGAGCACGTCGCGGCGCACGGCGACGGCGTGATCGACCTCGCCATCGAGGTCCCCGACGCCCGCGCCGCGTACGCCTACGCCGTCGAGCACGGTGCGAAGGGCATCACCGAACCGCACGAGCTGAAGGACGAGCACGGCACGGTCGTCCTCGCCGCCATCGCCACGTACGGCACCACCCGCCACACCCTCGTCGAGCGCGGCGGCTACGACGGCCCCTACCTCCCCGGCTTCACCGCCGCCGAGCCGATCGTCGAGCCCCCGGCGAAGCGCACCTTCCAGGCCGTCGACCACTGCGTCGGCAACGTCGAACTCGGCCGGATGAACGACTGGGTCGCCTTCTACAACAAGGTCATGGGCTTCACCAACATGAAAGAGTTCGTCGGCGACGACATCGCCACCGAGTACTCCGCCCTGATGTCGAAGGTCGTCGCGGACGGCACCCTGAAGGTCAAGTTCCCGATCAACGAACCGGCCGTCGCGAAGAAGAAGTCGCAGATCGACGAGTACCTGGAGTTCTACGGCAGCGCAGGCGTCCAGCACATCGCGCTCGCCACCAACGACATCGTCGCCTCCGTGCGCGCGATGCGCGCCGCCGGCGTGCAGTTCCTGGACACCCCGGACTCGTACTACGACACCCTCGGCGACTGGGCCGGCGAGACCCGCGTCCCGGTGGAGACCCTGCGCGAACAGAAGATCCTGGTCGACCGCGACGAGGACGGCTATCTGCTGCAGATCTTCACCAAGCCGGTCCAGGACCGGCCGACCGTCTTCTTCGAGATGATCGAACGGCACGGCTCGATGGGCTTCGGCAAGGGCAACTTCAAGGCCCTCTTCGAGGCCATCGAGCGCGAACAGGAGCGCCGCGGCAACCTCTGA
- a CDS encoding Lrp/AsnC family transcriptional regulator produces MGIDRLDGELIVLLAREPRIGVLEASRRLGVARGTVQARLDRLQSNGVIRGFGPEVDPAALGYPVTAFATLEIKQGQGAQVRAYLMGVPEVLELHTTTGHGDMLCRLVARSNADLQRVIDRVVGFDGIVRASTAIVMENPVPLRVIPLVEQAARDTV; encoded by the coding sequence GTGGGGATCGATCGTCTGGACGGGGAACTGATCGTGCTGCTGGCCCGGGAGCCCCGGATCGGGGTGCTGGAGGCGTCGCGGCGCCTCGGTGTGGCGCGCGGGACGGTGCAGGCGCGCCTCGACCGCCTTCAGTCGAATGGAGTCATCCGGGGGTTCGGGCCGGAGGTGGACCCGGCCGCACTCGGGTACCCGGTCACCGCCTTCGCGACGCTGGAGATCAAACAGGGTCAAGGCGCCCAGGTCCGGGCGTACTTGATGGGTGTGCCGGAGGTGCTGGAGCTGCACACGACGACCGGGCACGGGGACATGCTGTGCCGGCTCGTGGCACGGTCGAACGCCGATCTCCAGCGCGTCATCGACCGGGTTGTCGGATTTGATGGCATCGTCCGGGCCTCCACGGCGATCGTCATGGAGAACCCCGTTCCGCTGCGTGTCATCCCGCTCGTCGAACAGGCCGCGAGGGACACCGTCTGA
- a CDS encoding ABC transporter permease translates to MSFWEYVTTRHQQLLTDAFQHVSAVFQCMVIATVLGVLIGVVSYRSGWGGSFAITSTATILTIPSLAAIGLLIPLVGLGVAPTVITLTMYGLLPIVRNSIVGLRGVDPSLVDAAKGIGMSRVARLCRVELPLAWPPILTGIRVATQMLMGIAAIAAYASGPGLGNEIFRGIASLGSANAINQVLAGTLGIVILALLFDAAYVLLGRLTIPRGIRA, encoded by the coding sequence TTGAGCTTCTGGGAGTACGTGACGACCCGGCACCAGCAACTGCTCACCGATGCCTTCCAGCACGTCAGTGCCGTCTTCCAGTGCATGGTCATCGCGACGGTGCTGGGGGTCCTGATCGGGGTGGTCAGCTACCGCAGCGGCTGGGGCGGCTCGTTCGCCATCACGTCCACGGCGACGATCCTGACCATCCCGTCGCTGGCCGCGATCGGTCTGCTGATCCCGCTGGTCGGGCTCGGGGTGGCGCCCACCGTGATCACCCTGACGATGTACGGGCTGCTGCCCATCGTCCGTAACTCGATCGTCGGGCTGCGCGGGGTCGACCCCTCGCTGGTGGACGCGGCGAAGGGCATCGGGATGTCGCGGGTCGCGCGGCTGTGCCGGGTGGAGCTGCCGCTCGCCTGGCCGCCGATCCTCACCGGTATCCGGGTCGCCACCCAGATGCTGATGGGAATCGCGGCGATCGCCGCGTACGCCTCGGGCCCCGGGCTCGGCAACGAGATCTTCCGGGGCATCGCCTCGCTGGGCAGCGCCAACGCGATCAATCAGGTCCTCGCCGGCACGCTCGGCATCGTCATCCTCGCCCTTCTCTTCGACGCCGCGTACGTCCTGCTCGGCCGGCTGACCATTCCCAGGGGGATTCGTGCCTGA
- a CDS encoding betaine/proline/choline family ABC transporter ATP-binding protein (Members of the family are the ATP-binding subunit of ABC transporters for substrates such as betaine, L-proline or other amino acids, choline, carnitine, etc. The substrate specificity is best determined from the substrate-binding subunit, rather than this subunit, as it interacts with the permease subunit and not with substrate directly.) — protein MPETATDATAEPDAAPETSGATIQLENLTKLYPGNPNPAVENVSMDIKAGETVIFVGPSGCGKSTTLKMINRLIEPSSGRIRIGDEDVTDMDPVKLRRKIGYAIQSSGLFPHMTVADNIALVPKMVGWSKRKVKDRVEEMLDLVGLDPREFHGRYPRQLSGGQQQRVGVARALAADPPVLLMDEPFGAVDPITRDHLQDELIRLQHELHKTIVFVTHDFDEAIKLGDRIAVLRERSHIAQFDTPEAILTNPTDDFVSGFVGAGAALKRLNLTRVRDVGVADFPTVTVDDPLQDIFNKLRSGPHNELLMLDRKNRPYKWLRRGDLMRARGSLARAGQLVHDTVTRDATLHDALEAVLTDSGGRAAVTGRRGEFVGVVDMRILMDNVQELLEADRLTAMEHQHELEELRSHQTEQELEGGGGA, from the coding sequence GTGCCTGAGACCGCTACCGACGCCACCGCCGAGCCGGACGCGGCACCGGAGACCTCCGGGGCGACCATCCAGCTGGAGAACCTCACCAAGCTGTATCCGGGCAACCCGAACCCGGCCGTGGAGAACGTCTCCATGGACATCAAGGCCGGCGAGACGGTGATCTTCGTCGGCCCGTCCGGCTGCGGGAAGTCGACCACGCTGAAGATGATCAACCGGTTGATCGAGCCGTCGTCCGGCCGGATCAGGATCGGGGACGAGGACGTCACCGACATGGATCCGGTGAAGCTGCGCCGGAAGATCGGGTACGCGATCCAGTCCTCGGGGCTCTTCCCGCACATGACGGTCGCCGACAACATCGCCCTCGTGCCGAAGATGGTCGGCTGGTCGAAGCGGAAGGTGAAGGACCGGGTCGAGGAGATGCTCGACCTGGTCGGGCTCGACCCGCGGGAGTTCCACGGCCGCTACCCGCGCCAGCTCTCCGGCGGCCAGCAGCAGCGTGTCGGGGTGGCCCGGGCGCTCGCCGCCGACCCGCCGGTGCTGCTGATGGACGAGCCGTTCGGGGCGGTCGACCCGATCACCCGTGACCACCTCCAGGACGAGCTGATCCGTCTCCAGCACGAGCTGCACAAGACGATCGTGTTCGTGACCCACGACTTCGACGAGGCGATCAAGCTCGGCGACCGGATCGCGGTGCTGCGGGAGCGCTCGCACATCGCGCAGTTCGACACCCCGGAGGCGATCCTCACCAATCCGACCGACGACTTCGTCTCCGGGTTCGTCGGGGCGGGCGCGGCGCTGAAGCGGCTGAACCTCACCCGGGTCCGGGACGTGGGGGTCGCCGACTTCCCCACGGTGACCGTGGACGACCCGCTCCAGGACATCTTCAACAAGCTGCGCAGCGGCCCGCACAACGAGCTGCTGATGCTGGACCGCAAGAACCGCCCCTACAAGTGGCTGCGGCGCGGCGACCTGATGCGGGCACGCGGTTCGCTCGCGCGGGCCGGGCAGCTGGTGCACGACACGGTGACGCGGGACGCCACGCTCCACGACGCGCTGGAGGCGGTGCTCACCGACAGCGGCGGGCGGGCGGCGGTGACGGGGCGGCGCGGGGAGTTCGTCGGGGTGGTGGACATGCGCATCCTGATGGACAACGTGCAGGAGCTGCTGGAGGCGGACCGGCTCACGGCGATGGAGCACCAGCACGAGCTGGAGGAGCTGCGCAGCCATCAGACGGAGCAGGAGCTGGAGGGGGGTGGCGGCGCATGA
- a CDS encoding ABC transporter permease — protein MTPSSRQGRDAGGREREPVPTRPPGEHDVKGVAFRDEESEPPQPQARPPRRITWQKMVVLPLVLAAVLVATYFWINAITLDSIAENSIAGDTVELRWWQHVRLTAISTFWVLIIAIPLGIALTRRGLSRSAPLFTAIANIGQATPAIGLLALLVIWLGIGPSTAITGMVIYAVLPVLSNTVAGLKSIDPTLVEAARGIGMSGTGTLAKVELPLAVPLILAGVRTALVLNVGTATLATFGGGGGLGDLITSGIQTQRMPVLVLGSVLTVVLALLVDWLASLVELVLTPRGLEAP, from the coding sequence ATGACCCCGAGCAGCCGTCAGGGCCGTGACGCGGGCGGCCGGGAGCGGGAGCCGGTACCGACCCGGCCGCCGGGCGAGCACGACGTCAAGGGGGTGGCGTTCCGGGACGAGGAGAGCGAGCCGCCGCAGCCCCAGGCGCGTCCGCCGCGCCGGATCACCTGGCAGAAGATGGTGGTGCTGCCGCTGGTGCTGGCCGCGGTGCTGGTGGCGACGTACTTCTGGATCAACGCCATCACCCTGGACTCGATCGCGGAGAACTCGATCGCGGGCGACACGGTGGAGCTGCGCTGGTGGCAGCACGTGCGGCTGACGGCGATCTCGACGTTCTGGGTGCTGATCATCGCCATTCCGCTGGGCATCGCGCTGACCCGCCGGGGTCTGTCGCGGTCCGCCCCCCTCTTCACCGCGATCGCCAACATCGGTCAGGCGACCCCGGCGATCGGCCTGCTGGCCCTGCTGGTGATCTGGCTGGGCATCGGCCCGTCCACGGCGATCACCGGCATGGTGATCTACGCGGTGCTGCCGGTGCTCTCCAACACGGTGGCGGGGCTCAAGTCGATCGACCCGACGCTGGTGGAGGCCGCGCGGGGCATCGGGATGTCGGGGACGGGGACGCTGGCGAAGGTGGAGCTGCCGCTCGCCGTCCCGCTGATCCTGGCGGGGGTGCGGACGGCCCTGGTGCTGAACGTGGGTACGGCGACGCTGGCCACGTTCGGCGGCGGTGGCGGGCTCGGCGACCTGATCACCTCGGGCATCCAGACGCAGCGCATGCCGGTGCTGGTGCTGGGCTCGGTGCTGACGGTGGTGCTGGCGCTGCTGGTGGACTGGCTGGCCTCGCTGGTGGAGCTGGTGCTGACGCCGCGCGGACTGGAGGCACCGTGA
- a CDS encoding glycine betaine ABC transporter substrate-binding protein produces MADNVSPGSLGAGEPLKGASLTVTSKNFSENIILGQMIGLVFKAAGAEVLDRTNLPGSISAREAIVQGDADAMYEYTGTGWITYLGNAEPIDDPEEQWKAVRDADRRNGVTWLPQSTLNNTYALAISRKNNAKYKLKNLSDVAALAKKDPSAVTVCVENEFASRDDGLPGMEKAYGMSLPAANIRKMDAGIIYTQVSKSNSCLLGEVFTTDGRIKAMNLDVLADNKHFFPNYNAAPVIHTATFDKYPVIADLLDPVSAKLTTEVAQELNAKVDVEGADPHTVALEWLVQEGFIKED; encoded by the coding sequence ATGGCGGACAACGTGTCGCCGGGGTCGCTGGGAGCGGGTGAGCCGCTGAAGGGCGCCTCGCTCACGGTCACCTCGAAGAACTTCAGCGAGAACATCATCCTCGGGCAGATGATCGGCCTGGTCTTCAAGGCGGCCGGCGCCGAGGTGCTGGACCGCACCAACCTCCCGGGCTCGATCAGCGCCCGCGAGGCCATCGTGCAGGGCGACGCGGACGCGATGTACGAGTACACGGGCACCGGCTGGATCACCTATCTCGGCAACGCGGAGCCGATCGACGACCCGGAGGAGCAGTGGAAGGCGGTACGCGACGCGGACCGGCGCAATGGGGTGACCTGGCTCCCCCAGTCGACCCTCAACAACACCTACGCGCTCGCCATCAGCAGGAAGAACAACGCGAAGTACAAGCTGAAGAACCTGTCGGACGTGGCGGCGCTGGCGAAGAAGGACCCGTCCGCGGTGACGGTCTGCGTGGAGAACGAGTTCGCCTCCCGCGACGACGGTCTGCCGGGCATGGAGAAGGCGTACGGGATGTCCCTGCCCGCCGCGAACATCCGCAAGATGGACGCGGGGATCATCTACACCCAGGTGTCCAAGTCGAACTCCTGCCTGCTGGGTGAGGTCTTCACGACCGACGGCAGGATCAAGGCGATGAACCTGGACGTGCTCGCCGACAACAAGCACTTCTTCCCGAACTACAACGCGGCTCCGGTCATCCACACGGCGACCTTCGACAAGTACCCGGTGATCGCGGACCTGTTGGACCCGGTGAGCGCGAAGCTGACGACCGAGGTCGCCCAGGAGCTCAACGCCAAGGTGGACGTGGAGGGCGCGGACCCGCACACGGTGGCGCTGGAGTGGCTGGTCCAGGAGGGGTTCATCAAGGAGGACTGA
- a CDS encoding S16 family serine protease, giving the protein MPLRLTRPRTLALCALPVLALFGTAAFAPLPFTVAEPGTTANVLGSADGKQVITITGAPTRTTEGQLRMTTIYATGPKADVRASDVIDSWFRTDRAVMSRNSVYPTGGSDKEIEQHNLNDMKQSQDVAVDAALNYLDREQGSMTFSLDLGDIGGPSAGLFLALGIVDKLDGDGSGGDLTGGRTIAGTGTIAADGTVGAVGGVSMKTQAARRDGATVFLVPKDECGEATAELPKGLRLIPVTTLKGAVSALEALDDGSSLPSC; this is encoded by the coding sequence GTGCCCCTTCGTCTCACGCGCCCCCGCACCCTCGCTCTCTGCGCGCTGCCGGTACTCGCCCTGTTCGGGACCGCCGCCTTCGCCCCGCTTCCGTTCACCGTGGCCGAACCCGGCACCACGGCGAACGTCCTCGGCTCGGCGGACGGCAAGCAGGTGATCACCATCACCGGCGCGCCCACCCGGACCACCGAGGGCCAGCTGCGGATGACGACGATCTACGCGACCGGGCCCAAGGCCGACGTGCGCGCGAGTGACGTGATCGACAGCTGGTTCCGTACGGACCGGGCGGTCATGTCCCGCAACTCGGTCTACCCGACCGGGGGCTCCGACAAGGAGATCGAACAGCACAACCTGAACGACATGAAGCAGTCCCAGGACGTCGCCGTCGACGCGGCCCTGAACTACCTCGACCGCGAGCAGGGCTCGATGACGTTCTCGCTCGACCTCGGCGACATCGGCGGCCCGAGCGCCGGACTCTTCCTCGCCCTCGGCATCGTCGACAAGCTCGACGGCGACGGCTCGGGCGGCGACCTCACCGGCGGCCGCACCATCGCCGGTACGGGCACCATCGCGGCGGACGGCACGGTCGGCGCGGTGGGCGGGGTCTCCATGAAGACCCAGGCCGCCCGGCGCGACGGGGCGACCGTCTTCCTCGTACCGAAGGACGAGTGCGGCGAGGCCACGGCGGAGCTTCCGAAGGGCCTGCGGCTGATCCCCGTCACCACCCTCAAGGGCGCGGTGTCCGCGCTCGAAGCCCTGGACGACGGCAGCAGCCTGCCCAGCTGCTGA
- a CDS encoding IclR family transcriptional regulator — MTAETSQTLDRGLRVLKLLADTDHGLTVTELSNRLGVNRTVVYRLLATLEQHTLVRRDLGGRARVGLGVLRLGRQVHPLVREAALPALRSLAEDIGATAHLTLVDGSDALAVAVVEPTWTDYHVAYRPGFRHPLDQGAAGRAILSARQRTLVDHPGYTLTQGELEAGASGAAAPLVGVSGVEGSVGVVMLADCIPDRVGPRVLDAAREVADALR, encoded by the coding sequence GTGACCGCGGAGACTTCCCAGACACTCGACAGAGGACTACGCGTCCTCAAACTGCTCGCCGACACCGACCACGGGCTGACCGTCACCGAGCTGTCCAACCGGCTCGGCGTCAACCGCACGGTCGTCTACCGTCTGCTCGCCACGCTCGAACAGCACACCCTCGTGCGCCGCGACCTCGGTGGCCGGGCGCGGGTCGGGCTCGGCGTGCTGCGGCTGGGCCGCCAGGTGCACCCCCTCGTGCGGGAGGCCGCGCTGCCCGCGCTCCGCTCGCTGGCCGAGGACATCGGGGCCACCGCCCATCTGACGCTGGTCGACGGTTCGGACGCGCTCGCGGTCGCCGTCGTCGAGCCCACCTGGACCGACTACCACGTGGCGTACCGGCCCGGTTTCCGTCACCCCCTGGACCAGGGTGCGGCGGGGCGGGCCATCCTCTCCGCCCGGCAGCGCACCCTCGTCGACCACCCCGGCTACACCCTCACCCAGGGGGAGCTGGAGGCGGGCGCCAGCGGGGCCGCGGCGCCGCTGGTCGGGGTCTCCGGGGTGGAGGGGAGTGTGGGCGTGGTCATGCTCGCGGACTGCATCCCCGACCGGGTCGGCCCCCGCGTCCTGGACGCGGCCCGCGAGGTCGCCGACGCCCTGCGCTGA
- a CDS encoding DEAD/DEAH box helicase, whose amino-acid sequence MTTTASHHLSPAFPGRAPWGTAGKLRAWQQGAMERYVQEQPRDFLAVATPGAGKTTFALTLASWLLHHHVVQQVTVVAPTEHLKKQWAEAAARIGIKLDPEYSAGPLSREYDGVAVTYAGVGVRPMLHRNRCEQRKTLVILDEIHHAGDSKSWGEACQEAFDPATRRLALTGTPFRSDTNPIPFVTYEEGNDGIRRSSADYTYGYGNALADGVVRPVIFLSYSGNMRWRTKAGDEIAARLGEPMTKDAIGQAWRTALSPTGDWIPNVLTAADKRLTEVRKGIPDAGGLVIATDQESARAYAKILKSVTGEKPTVVLSDEKAASKNIDKFSADDSRWMVAVRMVSEGVDVPRLAVGVYATTISTPLFFAQAVGRFVRSRRRGETASVFVPTIPMLLDFANEMEVERDHVLDKPKKGSDEENPFAEEDKLLADAERLEDEETEEQLPFEALESDAVFDRVLYDGAEFGMQAHPGSEEEQDYLGIPGLLEPDQVQLLLQKRQTRQIAHSRMKPAAEADLLEKPAEARPVVTHKQLLSLRKQLNTMVSAYTHQSGKPHGVIHTELRRVCGGPPSAEATAGQIQDRIKKVQEWATRMR is encoded by the coding sequence GTGACTACTACCGCCTCCCACCACCTCTCACCCGCCTTTCCCGGCCGCGCCCCCTGGGGCACCGCGGGCAAGCTGCGAGCCTGGCAGCAGGGCGCCATGGAGAGGTACGTCCAGGAGCAGCCGCGCGACTTCCTCGCGGTCGCGACCCCCGGCGCCGGAAAGACCACCTTCGCGCTGACCCTCGCCTCGTGGCTGCTCCACCACCACGTCGTGCAGCAGGTCACCGTCGTCGCACCGACCGAGCACCTCAAGAAGCAGTGGGCGGAGGCCGCCGCACGGATAGGGATCAAGCTCGACCCGGAGTACAGCGCGGGGCCGCTGAGCCGTGAGTACGACGGCGTCGCCGTGACGTACGCCGGTGTCGGCGTACGCCCGATGCTGCACCGCAACCGGTGCGAGCAGCGCAAGACCCTCGTGATCCTGGACGAGATCCACCACGCCGGTGACTCGAAGTCCTGGGGCGAGGCCTGCCAGGAGGCGTTCGACCCCGCCACCCGGCGGCTCGCGCTCACCGGCACCCCGTTCCGCTCCGACACCAACCCGATCCCCTTCGTGACGTACGAGGAGGGCAACGACGGCATCCGGCGCTCCTCCGCCGACTACACCTACGGATACGGCAACGCCCTCGCCGACGGTGTCGTCCGCCCGGTGATCTTCCTCAGCTACAGCGGCAACATGCGCTGGCGCACCAAGGCCGGCGACGAGATCGCCGCCCGCCTCGGCGAGCCGATGACCAAGGACGCCATCGGGCAGGCCTGGCGCACCGCCCTGTCGCCCACCGGCGACTGGATCCCCAACGTGCTCACCGCCGCCGACAAGCGGCTGACCGAGGTCCGCAAGGGCATCCCGGACGCCGGCGGCCTCGTCATCGCCACCGACCAGGAGTCGGCCCGCGCCTACGCGAAGATCCTCAAGTCCGTCACCGGCGAGAAGCCGACCGTGGTCCTCTCCGACGAGAAGGCCGCCTCCAAGAACATCGACAAGTTCAGCGCGGACGACTCGCGCTGGATGGTCGCCGTCCGCATGGTGTCCGAGGGCGTCGACGTACCCCGCCTCGCGGTCGGCGTGTACGCGACGACGATCTCGACCCCGCTCTTCTTCGCCCAGGCCGTCGGCCGCTTCGTACGCTCCCGCAGGCGCGGCGAGACCGCCTCCGTCTTCGTCCCCACCATCCCGATGCTGCTCGACTTCGCCAACGAGATGGAGGTCGAACGCGACCACGTCCTCGACAAGCCGAAGAAGGGCAGCGACGAGGAGAACCCCTTCGCGGAGGAGGACAAGCTCCTCGCCGACGCCGAACGGCTGGAGGACGAGGAGACCGAGGAGCAGCTGCCCTTCGAGGCCCTGGAATCCGACGCCGTCTTCGACCGGGTGCTCTACGACGGCGCCGAATTCGGCATGCAGGCCCACCCCGGGAGCGAGGAGGAGCAGGACTACCTCGGCATCCCCGGCCTCCTCGAACCCGACCAGGTGCAGCTGCTGCTCCAGAAGCGGCAGACCCGGCAGATCGCGCACAGCCGCATGAAGCCCGCCGCCGAGGCCGACCTCCTGGAGAAACCCGCCGAGGCGCGCCCGGTGGTCACCCACAAGCAACTGCTGAGCCTGCGCAAGCAGCTCAACACCATGGTCTCCGCCTACACCCACCAGAGCGGCAAGCCGCACGGTGTGATCCACACCGAGCTGCGCCGGGTCTGCGGCGGACCGCCGAGCGCGGAGGCCACGGCGGGCCAGATCCAGGACCGGATCAAGAAGGTCCAGGAGTGGGCCACCCGGATGAGGTGA